TTGAACGCGGAGTCGACATCCTGCACGTCGTCGCCTTCTCAGCTAGTACAGGTGGATTCCCGCAAGTCTGGCATAAAATAGATGACGACGGGGCACACTTGGATATGGATACAGTAGAAGACTGGAGTCTTCTTGTTGCCGGATTTGCTGCCGAATGGATGGAATTAGAGGGCTTCGTGCCTACATCAAAAACGAAGCAAAAACGCAACTCCGACAAGACTGAACTGTAAGCCTTACCTGATCTTGATTATCTGATACCCGATTTCCAATCTTCAAATGTATTTATACGTCACATTTTCATATCCCAGAATTTCAATCctctttttttaagattttaagattttatttactGATTCTGACTATTGCATAGCTTATGATGTGTTCTAATTGGCATTTGTCGATACCTAAATATATGAGGAAATGTCTAAGTCTATTATAACATCACTGTCTGCGATCTGCTGTTGTTCGTCATCGGTAAAAATGTACAATCCTCCATTTGGAGCCCAAGTTCATATCAAGTTGCCCAACATATATCCGACCATTTCCGCAAATCCCCATTTCGGTTGCAATATTGAGCGCAATACCGCGGGTCCTGGGCATACTCCTCGCAACCCCCAGGCCACGCCAAATACCGTCGCTCCAAAAATGAAGCGCCAGTCGATATCAGCAACGGTGGCTGTTGGAAGACGCCAGTTTTCGGCTAGAGTTGGTTTTGCTATCTTTCTTCCATCGTAGCTTGTTTGCCGGCCAGGTTTCACGGTCAAATATGCGATGAGTGACGGCACAATTCCGAAAAGAATAACGAGTGCCAAAGATGGGTCAAAGCGAGTTAGGTCAGTTGGAAATGCGAAAAATCGAAGAACTTTAAACGGATCCGCCATTCCAGACACAAAGAGCCCGGTGCCGAATTGAAGACCTGCCAGATAAGAGAAGATCAATCTGGACCGTTCTGATCTGACCAACATCTGAGGTACAATGAAGGTATTTGTCAAAAATGTGAGAGCCGTGGCGCTCAGAATAAACGAGAGTTCGGGACTCGAAGGGTACGTGGGCGTGTAGCAGGGGACACCGGCTGGACAGGGCGGAATACCCGAAACAAAGTTTGCTGTCAACAAAGCCgtcgtgaagaagatggccgtTGCAATGAACGAGCGAGACGATAAACGTGAGAGGCCGCAGAGCATATGACCCGACGTACACCCTCTACCACTCTGCCATTCCACGATTCGTTAGCTCCCTATCTTTACTGGTGTGCGGACCCGGTCCATCCTACCTTTGTTCCCCAGCCAAGCAGAAATCCGGTCCCCATTGTTGACAAAAGGGAAACCCATGAAGATGGTGCATCTGGGTACGTCGGCAGCAGAGATGGCATGAATAGATAGAACGGAACCACGCTCGACATTAGACCGGCTATTATGGGAACATTATCTCGACTCGGGTTGAGCATGAACCCTGATAAGAGTGAAGAAACACCGAAAACTGATCCATTGTGAAGAaggaggctggaggagctctGGTAAAGCAACAAAGCCCCCAGCGATGTATGGACCGGCGTGAACATGATGGTCCTATGAACGGCAGCTGAACAGTAGCAGGGAGTTTAAAGCTGCCATCCCTGCATGATCCCAACGAAGAAGTTGAGAAGTAAGGAAAAGGCCGGGGCGATCCGCCCAGCCAAGGGGCGACTACATTTTTTGGCGTCGGGGACCAAGCATTGAGTGAAGAAACGGTCCACCGTTCATATGGCGTCAAATGGATGGTGGTCCCCGAAGCCAGAGATGGATAAAGTTTAGCGAGACCACAATCCCCGGACCCTGGGAAACGGCCCTATGCTAGATATTTCTTCACTGTTTTCAGCCGGCCGAAATCGAAACGGAAAACTGTACCAGGCCAGCGCTCTGGTCGTCGAGAGGACTCTGCATATCCCCAATGTGTTGGACAGCATCTGCAGCTTAGATGGCTCGTGGTCGGGATCTACACCCCAGAATTGGTCGCCGATACTATGGCCCACAGATTTGATGATTACAAAGCCGTAGCCGAGTAGTTAGTAGTTAGTTTGTATATAGAAACAGAAATCAGCATTCTAGTCCACTCTGTGTCGTTGCCGCTGTTGATGAAGCCAAATTGCGAAAGATCGtaaccaccagcagcagtgaTGGTGGGAAGGGTTGCAGAGTGTTACGGTGTATTTACCGCAGATCGCCAGCGATTTCGGGCAGGTTAGGCATGAAAATGACAAAACCGTATTGGGCAGAACACATCGCAGGGCTTGACTCCAATCATCATTCACCAGCTGCGACGAAGGTTGCTGTTTCGAAGTGTTCAAGTCGATGGAAAGCCACTCAAGATGGCCTGGTGACCGTCTGATCCATTGCCTCGCGCAGTATTGCTCGTCGCTGCAAGTCATTCACTAAGCGTTTCCATCCTTGCCTGGTTACTCCAAAATAAACAAACAGACGCTGGACTTGGATAGCATCAGCACCACGAAACCTCATCTCTGTCAACCACTAATTGCTCATTTCGCTCCCACCTTCCGGCATGGCTCCAATAAATCTTCCGGCTGAGTTGGTTCTGTACATCGTTGACTGCCTGATACCCTCCAACCCACCGGTCGTGTTTTCTCGCGGACATGTGATCACTCGTACGCTTCTCAGCTTGACGCTGGTCTGCAAGCTCGTCTCTCGAACTGCGAAACAGCTACTGACCAAACACTGTCTTCAAATCGATTCGAGCGAATTACTAGACTGCGTCTTACAGTGGAGTGCCCTGTCTGGGAGTGAAGGCCAGGCCCCTCACTTGCCCGTATCAGTTGGACTCTTTCTGTCCCCATTCCCGGTAGATAACCTCAACATCCCGTCCACTGTATACCAGGTTGATCGCCTGTCGAGCGTCTTATGCAGCAATCTCACCCGGCTCGTCATTGACATGCCACTCCGATATTTATACCCCGAGGATGATCACGAGCAAGTTCGCCCAGCCCTCCGCGCAGCGTTCGCTCGCATGACAAAGCTCGTGGAATTCTGCTCCGTGAAAGATGAGCTCTATCTGAGCACGGTAGAGGGAATACAGGAGCCCGCGATCTGGTCCTTTTGGCCGCGCCTGCAGCACCTAGCGCTGTACAACGTGGCAGTCGACTCCAGCCAGTTCATCGACGGCCTCCGCCAATGCTTGAACTTGACTcaccttgtccttgtccgaCCCGACGGCCTATCCGAGGAAGTCCCCTCGGAGCACATGGATTTGGGATTCTTGCCGTCGCTTCAGCGCCTTATCATAGTCAATACTGGGGCAGACTTCTTGCAAAGCACGCCCTTTGACCAGAAAATGTGGGAAGAGTCCTTTGTTGGCCGGCTACATGCACTGCGAAGTCCAGATGGCGATGCGGACAGCGACTCAGAGACTGGGTCCGTTGCCAGCTACCTTTCCCTGCGGACGCCGTTTGGCagagacgatgatgatattgagatATGCCAGGAGTGGCTCTATGCGCAGGCGATCAGTGGCGCACTATGGGGGACGTCGGATGATCACCCGGCCGCTCTTTACTTGAGTAGTAATTCCTTGGACTGACTGCTTTATCAATAAAGAGAGACAGGGAACTATGCCGTATTTGCTTGCTTGTGCTGGTGTGCGGGGGAATTCCGCCGGTCAATCCTCCGCGAAACTTCCCGAAACCGCCGCTGGTCGCGAATACGAACCGATCCCTCGCTTGCCATGCCCTTGACAGTACGAGGCTAAACTAGTGCAATGAACTTGGGAGCCTGGACTTGCTCACTCTTGACTGACTTGTGTCCATCTCTTgccatcggcgtcatcgTTACTCGTAAGCCTCCTGTCGACTCTATAGATTTCCTTGGCTTCGGTATATATTACCCTGACAACGATATCCGCCGAATCGTTTCTAAACATCATCAACCGAGTGCCAGACATGACCCACCGAAACGCAAACACGATATGGACATGCAATGTCTGCTCTGCCACTTTCCAGCGGTTAGACCATCTCAAGCGTCATTCAGCAGCACGTACGTGTATATCCTCAGAAGAGGGAAACCGCCGGAGATAAGCGATGTGCTAAACCACAACAGACAGGGCGGAAAGGCCTTTTCTTTGCGATTTTTGTGGTTCTATATATAAGCGAGGGTTCGTAGCCCCTCTAGCACCGCATGTCCTCGTCAGCCTAATTGACCATTGGCGTCTACAAAACAGAGACATCTTAAGACGGCATTGGAAATCCTGCGCCATCCGCGTCCAAACCAGCCAGGCTATTCCTGAGCCCCGACAGGGGGGCAAAGAGAGGCATGCATGTGATTGCTGCGCACGACTGAAGAGATCATGCTCTGGGGGCCAGCCTTGCTCAGAGTGTGATTCACGAAAGAGACTATGTTCGTATGAACGCCTGGGAAACAGGGGACTCAGGATGGAATCTCATTCTAAATCTCCACTCCGTGAGTGGGGAGGGGAATCAGCCGTTGGTCATGATATGGATCGGCTTCTGGATTATGGAGCCCTCGATGTTCAGTCTACACTCGAGCCGGCGCGATCTACGTGGGATCTTGGTCCTCAGAATTTCTATGCTTCAGCGGACGTCTGCTATAAAGCCTATGGTCGACTTTCCTAGCCTTTGTTGGTCTCTCGAAAGAAACGAACGTATCAGTAAGACAGCCGCCTCGGCATTCCGGGGGGGTTGGTGGTTTGTATTGCGTGTATGAAACCTTGGAGATACAACCGAACCCACATCTAAACGTTGTTTAGCGGCTCCGTCGGACACGGACACGGACACTCAGTCCGCCAAATTTACGATCGCTTATTCAAACAACACGATTCGCGGGCCTATCAGAGGAAATATCGCTTATATTCTTTGCTCACTGGTTGGTGACTGCAGATCACCTCGCGAAGACTTCTGGTACACTGTTGCATTACTACACTGGTGGCAGCGATGAGCGAATTATCCATAAATACTCAGACTGTTATCCGTGTGGTTGAGGTCTATAACACTATACACGCCTGAATCAAAATTCAAATATGTCTACCACTGAAGTAGTCGATACAAAAGTCCATTTCAACAATTGGCCCAATGACCAAGGTGTAAGTACACCCGAAATGCCATATACCGACCATCCATCTCTGACCACAGCAGTTCGACACCAACCGTGAGCAAAGGTCTCCAGTTGAGTTAACAGTAACCGGGACAATTCCATCATACGCCGCAGGAACTCTTTACAGAACCGGGCCAGGACGATACAAAATCGACACAGAGTACGGAAACACATTCCAGATTTCACACTGGTTCGATGGATTCAGCCAGACGCATAGATTCCAGCTCATTCCTTCAGACGATGCCGGCTCGGGCATACGCGTATTCTACAACTCCCGCTTTTCTACCGGTGACCGCATCGAGTACGTGCGCAAAACAGGTAGCCTGGAAAAAACCTTCAGTTTTGGCGGAGTCGGATATCGAGACCCGTGCAAGGAATTGTATCGCAAAGTCCAAAGCATGTATGAGCCGCCAGAGGATAGCCCATCGTTTAGCAATGTCGGCGTGACCCTCTCCATCAACATGCCCGGGATGAAAGATAACAACCAGGAGACGAATGACGCAGAGGCAGTCTCTCATATCAAAACCCTCCACGCCAGAACAGACAACTTCAGCTACAAACAAATCCACCCGGAAACCCTCGAACCCATTGGTCTAGCAAACCAAACAACCCTCCACCCGGACCTGAACGGCCGTCTCTCCGCCTCCCACGCAAGGTCCGACCCTCAAACCGGTGATATGTACAACTATAACCTCACCTTCGCACCCGCACCAACATACCGCGTATTCCGCGTCTCCGCTGCAACAGGCGAAACAACCATCCTCGCTGCATTCCAGGGCATACCAGCGTACCTCCACTCTTTCTTCCTAACAAAGGACTATGTGATAATCTGCGTCTGGAACTCGCATCTAGATCCCTCAGGCTTCGCAAAGGGCTCGTACATGGCTGCATTGAAGGACTTCGATGACACTATCCCATCAACGTGGTATGTTGTTGACCGACGACAAAACCACGGCCAGGGGCTCGTCGCAACCTACGAATGCCCGGCATTTTTCTGTTTCCATACGATCAATGCGTGGCAGGAGATGAGTCCAGATGACCCTGACAAAATTGATATAGTCGCCGAGTGCGTGAGCTTGAAGAATACGGATGTCATGAAGAAGCTTTCTTATGACTTCCTTCTCTCTTCGTCCACAGTACCGGGGGCACGTCCAGCTCCCGATACGAAAGATAGTGGGGGTAACGGACAAACTCGGATTGCGCGATTTCGGTTGCCTTCTGTTCCAAAATCTGctcccctcccttcttcTAGTGATGATTATGGGAATAAGACGGCCGGGCTAGCTATCCTTGAATCAACATCCTGCTCAGCCTTATCCCCCGAACTCCCGACTCTTAACCCAGCCTACGTAACTTTCCCGCACCGGTATACATACGCTGTGGTCGACCGCGGGTACTCGACATTTTTCGATGGGATCATGAAGCTTGACTCCGTGACGAACGAGACTCTGATTTGGTCAGAGCATGCCCAGTCTCCCGGCGAGGCCATCTTTGTTCCTGATCCGAACGGTTTAGCGGAAGATGACGGGGTGTTGCTGACTGTTGTGCTGGATGGAATGAGCGGGAGAAGTTATCTGCTTGTGCTAGGTGCGAGGGATTTGAAGGAGGTTGGGAGGGCGTGTGTGGATGGGCCGGTTGCATTTGGGTTTCATGGCTGTCATGTTTCTAATACTGGGAGGATTGGGGTAGATTTTTAGGATAGTCCGcatttatatttctttagtTGTCTATTCGTGATgcctttatttttatttttcttcttctttttcctaGGCCCGTTATATCGGAGCGCTTACAATAAGCATCCATATCTCAATAATCATAGTACCCTTTCCACTGCACCATCACCCCACTGAACAAGAATCTCCTCCCCCTTAACCCTCGAATTAAACCACTCCAATATCTCAATCTTACTATCATCGCCACCAACAATACTCGCCCCTCTCAATACATCTCCCTCAGCAACCTTCCAAATTGCCAACGTCACCTCGGCAAGCCCCAGATTCTGCGCAATGCAAGCCCTCGTCCCCTTGCCGAAGGCAAAAAAGTTGTTCAGCATCGCATCAGTCGGGTCCAGCCACCGTTCAGGCTTGAATTTTTGTGGTTCAGGGAAGACGCTCTCGTCCTGGTGTAGTTCGAAAGTCGATACGCCGACGCTTGTACCCGGTGGGAAGAAGTGGGATTTGTAAGTCCAGCCAGTGGCTGGGACGGCGCGAGGAAGGCGGATTGGGTTTGCCCAGGCGAGACGGAGCCCTTCGCGGACTACGGCGCGGAGGTATGGGGTTGAAGCGGGGTCAGCTGGCGTAGAGGTTGTTTGGAGGGCTGTGCGGAGGCGGGTGTATCTAAATGGCATGTTAGGCGAGCTATGTTGGGCGAGTTCACGGTGAAGGGGATCAAGGACTGACATTTCAGGATACTTTGTCAGATACCAGATAATAGTAGCAGTCGCCATGCCTGTTGAATCTGTCCCCGCGAAGCAGACATCTTTTACTTCGATTTGAGCTTGACTCGGCGAGACCTTCTCAAGAAGTCGGCTCTGGTAGCTGCCGCTTTGGGGGACAGATCTCTTGATGAGCCCGCTAGTATATTCGTCCATGGCTGTGAATGATTTTGCTGTTTCTAGGGACTGGGTCAGATGTTCGAGGAGACCGACTAGGTACTCGCCTACTTTACCGCatgtgaagttgaagaaTGCGCCTACCCCGACATACGCGTCGACGAACGGCGAGGCAGACATGACTTGCACGCTCTCTTTAAGAGCGCCATATCTCTCATGAAACAGATACGAGCTTACCGCGTCAATGGCCAGAGCCCTGGCAAGCTGGAGCACATTCACGGGCTGGCCAGATTTCGCACCGCTGCGGAGCCGCTCAACGAAGTCGTCGACAACCTGGAGTAAGCTGTTCTGGGAATTACGGATCGAGGCCGTAGAGAACAGCGGGGCGACGGCCTTTGCGCGACTCGCCCGCTCCGGCAGGGTCAATGTCGAGAAGATGGTTTTGTGGCCGTCGATGTCGAACTTTGAGTACACGGCGGTCTTGGGAAAGCCGCCCCGGTTGATGTAAATGGGATCAATTGCGTCGCCGTTTGCGATGTCGACGTCGCTAGGTGCGACGCGGAGCACGGGGCCGTACCTTTTGTGTAATGTGAATACGACGGTGCATTCGTCCCCAATGTAAGTATGGTAGGCGAGCCATAGGGACGTGCAGGCTGCGAGTTTTGGCCCGGGGACTCTGGATAGAGGGTGGAAGTAAAGTCGGTAGAGACACAAGGAGAGGAGGGCTCCTAGGAGGAGTGTGAggatggcggcgacagcCATCCAATTTGTTCTTGTGATGTGAGGATAATGCGGGGATCAGTGGGGGTGATTTACCACGTTGTACTCGTGGGTTGGATCAGACGCTCTGCATGGAAGGCCTCTGAAAGGGGTGCTTGCTGTAATGAATTGGTTAACAAGGACACAGCACGAGATTATACGAACTTACAATCAAAATCTTTCTTCATGAGGGGATGGAATGCAGTGATAAGAGTTGAGTGGAGCGCAGAATGGGCGAGAGTAACTGACGTGTGGCAGCAAGGAGAACCGTTGAGAACCAATAACGCACTACAGGAAAGTAATGATGGAGTCTGGACTCCATCGACTAACTGCAGTGGGCAATGAGCTGCTGACAATGGTTGCCTTATCAGCAGGCCATTTGACGACTGAAAAGTTTAACAGTTACAAGCAATTGTTGGAGAGGCGCTGCCGTCGGAGTTGAATTCCGATCAGGCTGCTTGAGGACCAGTTCTTCATTCTGCATATACAATTAATGAGGCTACACTGCATCGGTATATTAAACCCTATTCCGTTCCAGAGGAGTGTGAGCAAGGATGTAGAGGTGGCCGGATATGCATCCTGTAGTCGCATATACCTTACCATAAACCTCATATCTTTATCCTATTATATTGCGTCTGTTTGTCGAGTGTCGTTTGGAAAACTCAACATGGCTTGCAGAGTCAACAGGTCCCAGTGGGCCGAATGGCACGCATATTGCATGCCGATGCTATCGAAAGCCAGAAGTGCTGCAGTCTGAAAGCCCATAATGCTCGCTTACTTCGTAGCGCCAAATCAGGTTTCTGGAAGTAGCCAAGCTGGGTCCGgatcatcgtcttcatcttcatcgcccgGCTTGGCTGCTTCGTGGGAATGGTTCTCCGCATCTCGTAATAAGTCAGCCGGGGGATCCGGGTTATCATCACCATGAGGATCAGTCTGGGAATCATTGTCAACACTCTTGCGTGACTCTGGAGACCCTTGTGGAGATGGGTTGAATTCTTCCTCTGTGATATTGAAGATGCTTAGGAGCATCTGCCGAGCCTCTCGCAGGGCTTGGAGCTCTGCTGAAATACAGCAAACAAGGAGTTTCCAATTTTTCTGCTCCGCATGGTCCAGATGTAGTTCTACGAGATCTGTGGTCTCCGATAAGTCATCCATAATATCATGGCTTAAGCGACCCTTGTTGAACGCGGCTCCATCCTCTttcagcagctgctcctGTGTTTTTATTGAACGACGCATTCCCGTTCGCAGGCGCCCCTCAAACCCTGATATAGCCGTAACCACCCGTTTCCAAACGtcaccaccctcctcaaGTGCCTCTATCTCGGCATCAATTTCGTTTTGTCTTTGTTGCAATTCGGACTGTTCTTTCTTCCAATGTTCTTGTGCCATCTCAAGAGTTCTTCGGTTGGATTTCAAGGAATAGAAGCTTTCTCCAACAGTGCCCCTTGCTGGCGCCTTCACCGGGGGATCCGCCAGGAACTTCCGGATATCATTCTCGAGAAGCGACAAAGAGGCTTTGTAGGAGGACATTTTGGCCTCCACGGAGTTTTCAATTTGGGATAGCTCTTGGACAACGTGCCGGTGTTTCGATTTCATCTGCGCCAGTTTATTCTCCAGCTCATGTATTTGCACCTCGAGTGTGGCACTCTCATCTCGCAGTTCCCTGGACCGTCGAGTCTCCCTATCGTTGTTCATGGTGGAGATAGCATCCTCCAATCCGGATCTTTTGGTGTTGAATGTTTCGATCTCGTTCAATCCAGAGTTCatttcctccttcctgtAGGAAAGTATTTCTAATTCTTCCTCACGCAGTCGCATCAGGTCATACATGGATGTAAAAATGCCCTCCCGTGCTGAACGCAACCCGATCTTCTTGTTGGACAACCGTCGAGTAGGCGATTTTGAAGCCCCCCTAGAGCTTACTGATTCCGAGTACGATAAATTGCTTTCATTAGGCGTGCCGAATTCAGGTTGCTGACCACCAAGGCCTGCCAGTAGTCCTTCGCTTTGGGCATCTATAAGATGCTGCAAATTACGTTGTATATGTCTCGCCTGCCGTTCAACATGACGTAAAGGGTCTTGATAATTGGGAGAAGTTCTAAGAGGCAGGGGCACTAGGCTCTGGCTCATATTTTGAGGGAACATGGTGGACATTTTGGATGTAAACATGTAAACACAAGTGCTGCTTTCAGTTGGTCGGACCTTCGCACCGCCTGCGGTCACAAAAATGTAGCTTTGAAAAAATGGCGTGCTTGCGAAGAAGTCGCTAGAGAAAAACCAGGCAGGGCGACATTAAACAAAGACACATTCCGGAAACATAAACTGCCACGGCCCTCGTATTTAAGAtgggttgatggtgttgctcACATGCGGCTTGTCATCACGCGGCAGTGGAGTCACGTGATATCTCTAGGGCGGCCTGCAGGAACCACCGGCACCTTTCCGAGAGCTTCCATCAGCCTGGCGTTCGTTGACGTGTGCTtccctctgcctcttcacatcatcttcctcttcttgtATTTCTCACCTTTCTCCATCCTTGCTTGTTTTATTACTCGCGCGCTTTGTATTTACACTTTGACTCGGTCGTTTCCCATCAAACTTTGACCTCCCGTCCGTCGGCGTGAAGCTCCGTCGAAGCTGTCGCCTCACCCTCTCGAGCACTATCATCTCTCTTTCCGCCGCTGGTGCACCGACCTGCCCCTATCACGATGGTTGGGCTTGCTTCAGCCGCTGGTCTCGTTGGCTTTCTTTCAGAGCCTGACTCTGAACTGAGAGTATTTGCTTTGAAGACGCTAGATTCTCAGATCGACCTTCTGTGGACGGAAGTGGTTGACTCTATTCCGCAAATGTTTGTTTCCCATCTCACTCCACCTCCTTCCATCACATTGCACATTCCGCATTACCACTGTAATTGTTTTCTAGAACTATACTTTCGGTCTGCTAACAACTTCATTATTAGAGAGGCGCTTtacgaagatgaagacttCCCTGAGCGCGGCCTTGCGGCGCTAGTCGCCGCAAAGGTTTACTACCATCTCCAAGAATACAATGAGAGCATGGTGTTTGCTTTAGGCGCAGGGAAGCTGTTCGACCTAAATAACGGTGGCGAATTTGAGGAGACCATCATTGGTATGTAACATGCACCCTCCACTTCCCAACGTGGGTGGTTTTTCTCATACGAGTTTTTTTTACTAGCCAAATGTATCGATACCTTCATTTCGCTGTCGACTTCCCAACGGCCTGCAGGCGGCGATCAACCTGCCAACTTGAACACCGCGTTCCCCGCCCCGGTCGAGGGTGCCAGCAGCACCTCTGCCAGCCTCACTTCCCCGATCACCCCATTTTCACAATCTGCTCTGCCATCAAAGTCGCTGTTGTCTAGGCAAGAGGTCACAGGCGCAGACGGCGCTCACGCGGGAGGCGAGGATATCAGCTTGAAGGATGTTGAAACCCCGCTCGTCCTAAAGCGAGGTGTTCAAGGCCAGCTGAAGGCTGTCGTTGAACGTTTATTCGAGCAATGTTTCATCGATCAACGTTATCGCCAGGTTATCGGTATTGCCATTGAAGCTAGAGATCTGGAAATGCTTCGAACAGCTATTGTTCGCGCTAGTGAGGACGAAAAGAAGCAACACGGCGAATCTCGTCGGAGTGAGGAGCTGATGGAATATGTATTGGACATTTGCATGGGCGTTGTCCAGGAGCGAGGTTTCCGCAACGAGGTACTGTAACAAGGCTCAGCTAATTTTTGAAGACCGCAAGCTAACTGATATTCAAGATCTTAAAACTTATTCTTGACCTTCTTAATGAAATCCCTTCGCCAGACTATTTCTCGATCGCCAAATGCGTCGTCTATCTCAACGAGC
Above is a window of Aspergillus puulaauensis MK2 DNA, chromosome 2, nearly complete sequence DNA encoding:
- a CDS encoding uncharacterized protein (COG:S;~EggNog:ENOG410PP1U) — protein: MFTSKMSTMFPQNMSQSLVPLPLRTSPNYQDPLRHVERQARHIQRNLQHLIDAQSEGLLAGLGGQQPEFGTPNESNLSYSESVSSRGASKSPTRRLSNKKIGLRSAREGIFTSMYDLMRLREEELEILSYRKEEMNSGLNEIETFNTKRSGLEDAISTMNNDRETRRSRELRDESATLEVQIHELENKLAQMKSKHRHVVQELSQIENSVEAKMSSYKASLSLLENDIRKFLADPPVKAPARGTVGESFYSLKSNRRTLEMAQEHWKKEQSELQQRQNEIDAEIEALEEGGDVWKRVVTAISGFEGRLRTGMRRSIKTQEQLLKEDGAAFNKGRLSHDIMDDLSETTDLVELHLDHAEQKNWKLLVCCISAELQALREARQMLLSIFNITEEEFNPSPQGSPESRKSVDNDSQTDPHGDDNPDPPADLLRDAENHSHEAAKPGDEDEDDDPDPAWLLPET
- a CDS encoding cytochrome P450 (COG:Q;~EggNog:ENOG410PI5X;~InterPro:IPR001128,IPR017972,IPR002401,IPR036396;~PFAM:PF00067;~go_function: GO:0005506 - iron ion binding [Evidence IEA];~go_function: GO:0016705 - oxidoreductase activity, acting on paired donors, with incorporation or reduction of molecular oxygen [Evidence IEA];~go_function: GO:0020037 - heme binding [Evidence IEA];~go_process: GO:0055114 - oxidation-reduction process [Evidence IEA]), which encodes MAVAAILTLLLGALLSLCLYRLYFHPLSRVPGPKLAACTSLWLAYHTYIGDECTVVFTLHKRYGPVLRVAPSDVDIANGDAIDPIYINRGGFPKTAVYSKFDIDGHKTIFSTLTLPERASRAKAVAPLFSTASIRNSQNSLLQVVDDFVERLRSGAKSGQPVNVLQLARALAIDAVSSYLFHERYGALKESVQVMSASPFVDAYVGVGAFFNFTCGKVGEYLVGLLEHLTQSLETAKSFTAMDEYTSGLIKRSVPQSGSYQSRLLEKVSPSQAQIEVKDVCFAGTDSTGMATATIIWYLTKYPEIYTRLRTALQTTSTPADPASTPYLRAVVREGLRLAWANPIRLPRAVPATGWTYKSHFFPPGTSVGVSTFELHQDESVFPEPQKFKPERWLDPTDAMLNNFFAFGKGTRACIAQNLGLAEVTLAIWKVAEGDVLRGASIVGGDDSKIEILEWFNSRVKGEEILVQWGDGAVERVL
- a CDS encoding YeeE/YedE family protein (COG:S;~EggNog:ENOG410PNG7;~InterPro:IPR007272;~TransMembrane:7 (o20-40i47-64o76-95i116-138o158-176i188-208o228-248i)), giving the protein MFTPVHTSLGALLLYQSSSSLLLHNGSVFGVSSLLSGFMLNPSRDNVPIIAGLMSSVVPFYLFMPSLLPTYPDAPSSWVSLLSTMGTGFLLGWGTKSGRGCTSGHMLCGLSRLSSRSFIATAIFFTTALLTANFVSGIPPCPAGVPCYTPTYPSSPELSFILSATALTFLTNTFIVPQMLVRSERSRLIFSYLAGLQFGTGLFVSGMADPFKVLRFFAFPTDLTRFDPSLALVILFGIVPSLIAYLTVKPGRQTSYDGRKIAKPTLAENWRLPTATVADIDWRFIFGATVFGVAWGLRGVCPGPAVLRSILQPKWGFAEMVGYMLGNLI
- a CDS encoding carotenoid oxygenase family protein (COG:Q;~EggNog:ENOG410PHJC;~InterPro:IPR004294;~PFAM:PF03055;~go_function: GO:0016702 - oxidoreductase activity, acting on single donors with incorporation of molecular oxygen, incorporation of two atoms of oxygen [Evidence IEA];~go_process: GO:0055114 - oxidation-reduction process [Evidence IEA]): MSTTEVVDTKVHFNNWPNDQGFDTNREQRSPVELTVTGTIPSYAAGTLYRTGPGRYKIDTEYGNTFQISHWFDGFSQTHRFQLIPSDDAGSGIRVFYNSRFSTGDRIEYVRKTGSLEKTFSFGGVGYRDPCKELYRKVQSMYEPPEDSPSFSNVGVTLSINMPGMKDNNQETNDAEAVSHIKTLHARTDNFSYKQIHPETLEPIGLANQTTLHPDLNGRLSASHARSDPQTGDMYNYNLTFAPAPTYRVFRVSAATGETTILAAFQGIPAYLHSFFLTKDYVIICVWNSHLDPSGFAKGSYMAALKDFDDTIPSTWYVVDRRQNHGQGLVATYECPAFFCFHTINAWQEMSPDDPDKIDIVAECVSLKNTDVMKKLSYDFLLSSSTVPGARPAPDTKDSGGNGQTRIARFRLPSVPKSAPLPSSSDDYGNKTAGLAILESTSCSALSPELPTLNPAYVTFPHRYTYAVVDRGYSTFFDGIMKLDSVTNETLIWSEHAQSPGEAIFVPDPNGLAEDDGVLLTVVLDGMSGRSYLLVLGARDLKEVGRACVDGPVAFGFHGCHVSNTGRIGVDF
- a CDS encoding uncharacterized protein (SECRETED:SignalP(1-21)), with the translated sequence MNLGAWTCSLLTDLCPSLAIGVIVTRKPPVDSIDFLGFGIYYPDNDIRRIVSKHHQPSARHDPPKRKHDMDMQCLLCHFPAVRPSQASFSSTYVYILRRGKPPEISDVLNHNRQGGKAFSLRFLWFYI
- a CDS encoding uncharacterized protein (COG:S;~EggNog:ENOG410PSA2;~InterPro:IPR032675); the encoded protein is MAPINLPAELVLYIVDCLIPSNPPVVFSRGHVITRTLLSLTLVCKLVSRTAKQLLTKHCLQIDSSELLDCVLQWSALSGSEGQAPHLPVSVGLFLSPFPVDNLNIPSTVYQVDRLSSVLCSNLTRLVIDMPLRYLYPEDDHEQVRPALRAAFARMTKLVEFCSVKDELYLSTVEGIQEPAIWSFWPRLQHLALYNVAVDSSQFIDGLRQCLNLTHLVLVRPDGLSEEVPSEHMDLGFLPSLQRLIIVNTGADFLQSTPFDQKMWEESFVGRLHALRSPDGDADSDSETGSVASYLSLRTPFGRDDDDIEICQEWLYAQAISGALWGTSDDHPAALYLSSNSLD